From Quercus lobata isolate SW786 chromosome 1, ValleyOak3.0 Primary Assembly, whole genome shotgun sequence, one genomic window encodes:
- the LOC115994758 gene encoding uncharacterized protein LOC115994758, translating to MDERIQRLNGIAQQGDIDAFYNIIQEDVKLLEHIDEFPFVDTFLHISASAGHFPFSLEMMILKPSFVSKRNLDGYTPIYLALLNRHTEMAVRHLLTWRGKSRHVLVWGRRSFNVNENNIEGQTALDMYILQQGQTQEGDNGEMRVILDGAGALTASSMSIPTVTSSYYTLYLRLPVICERAKLLLLSNQVMKRITDEKRNALLVVAALLVTVTYQAAITPPGGLWQDDLFGPNTTDTFFHREYYLLKLNTTAAHIAGSAIATTSELFLFFFFNSLIFVLSNAPDWTAFIVLFLPIIALMVPLAAALFFKALPFARKGIRALRNLVRND from the exons ATGGATGAGAGAATTCAGAGGTTGAATGGGATTGCTCAACAGGGAGATATTGATGCCTTTTACAACATAATTCAGGAGGATGTAAAACTTTTGGAGCACATTGATGAGTTCCCATTTGTTGATACTTTTTTACACATATCTGCATCTGCTGGGCATTTCCCATTTTCCCTTGAGATGATGATATTAAAGCCCTCTTTTGTCAGCAAGCGAAATCTAGATGGGTATACCCCCATTTATCTTGCTCTACTGAATAGGCATACAGAGATG GCTGTGCGTCACTTATTAACTTGGCGTGGGAAATCGCGTCACGTATTAGTTTGGGGCCGGAGATCTTTCAACGTAAACGAGAATAATATAGAGGGTCAAACAGCGTTGGACATGTACATCTTGCAGCAAGGACAAACACAAGAAGGTGACAACGGCGAGATGAGAGTTATACTAGACGGTGCTGGAGCTTTAACAGCTTCATCTATGTCTATTCCTACAGTTACTTCTTCTTATTATACACTTTACCTAAGGCTGCCCGTAATTTGTGAGAGAGCAAAACTATTACTTCTTAGTAATCAAGTGATGAAGCGAATAACAGACGAAAAGCGCAATGCGTTGCTGGTGGTTGCTGCACTGCTTGTAACAGTGACCTATCAAGCGGCAATCACCCCTCCTGGGGGACTTTGGCAAGATGATCTGTTCGGACCCAATACCACAGATACATTCTTCCATAGGGAATATTATCTGTTAAAATTGAATACCACAGCAGCACATATAGCAGGGTCAGCCATTGCTACGACATCAgaactttttttgttcttcttttttaattctctgATATTTGTGCTCTCAAAC GCTCCAGATTGGACCGCTTTTATTGTTCTCTTTTTACCAATCATTGCCTTGATGGTACCACTGGCAGCCGCTTTATTCTTTAAGGCTTTGCCCTTTGCACGTAAAGGGATACGTGCTTTGCGGAATCTTGTACGGAAcgattaa